Proteins from a genomic interval of Gossypium hirsutum isolate 1008001.06 chromosome A09, Gossypium_hirsutum_v2.1, whole genome shotgun sequence:
- the LOC107893033 gene encoding probable polygalacturonase At1g80170 isoform X2, whose amino-acid sequence MFKHAWDAACDTSAPSPTFLVPQGKTYLLQPLTFNGKHCNSNNITLQIDGRIIAPTKPSAWDCETNCNHWIGFENFDGLHIQGSGTINGQGDKWWKLSCKDNEKSCQHRKPTGFMIGHSKNVDIKGLTFEDSPQMHIAFESSTLIHATELTIRAPGHSPNTDGIHIQRSTNVSIDNSTIQTGDDCISIGNESKYINISNIKCGPGHGISIGSLGIMGKTEDVEFVHVRNVTFHGTTNGVRIKTWQGGHGHARNIKFEDITSHSSTRPIIIDQYYCPHKQCKNQTSAVEISNIAYENINGTSHKKIAVQLSCSESIPCKNITMKDINLIYEKHKDKTSSYCLNARGLRNGRVHPSISCLQQEDNF is encoded by the exons ATGTTTAAGCATGCCTGGGATGCTGCTTGTGATACTTCAGCTCCATCACCAACCTTTCTTGTACCTCAAGGGAAGACGTATCTGCTGCAACCTTTAACTTTCAATGGCAAACATTGCAACTCTAATAACATTACGTTGCAG ATTGATGGGAGAATCATAGCCCCAACCAAACCTTCTGCATGGGACTGTGAAACAAATTGTAACCATTGGATTGGCTTTGAAAATTTCGATGGTCTGCACATTCAAGGATCTGGTACCATCAATGGCCAGGGAGATAAATGGTGGAAACTTTCTTGCAAAGATAACGAAAAG TCCTGTCAACATCGGAAACCAACG ggttttatGATAGGACACTCCAAGAATGTAGATATCAAAGGTTTAACCTTTGAAGACAGTCCACAAATGCACATTGCATTCGAAAGCTCTACTTTGATTCATGCCACTGAACTTACAATCAGAGCTCCGGGACACAGTCCCAACACTGACGGAATTCACATCCAACGTTCCACCAATGTCTCTATAGATAATTCAACCATTCAAACcg GTGATGATTGCAtatcaattggcaatgaatcTAAATACATTAACATTAGTAACATCAAATGCGGTCCAGGTCATGGAATAAG cattgggagccttggaattaTGGGAAAAACTGAGGATGTTGAATTTGTTCATGTAAGAAATGTTACATTCCATGGAACAACTAATGGAGTTAGAATCAAAACTTGGCAG GGAGGACACGGTCATGCGAGGAACATTAAATTTGAAGATATAACTTCCCATTCTTCGACTCGACCTATTATTATCGATCAATATTATTGCCCTCATAAACAATGCAAGAACCAA ACATCAGCTGTGGAGATCAGCAATATAGCTTATGAAAATATCAACGGGACATCACATAAAAAAATAGCAGTGCAGCTTTCATGCAGTGAGTCCATTCCTTGCAAAAATATCACAATGAAAGACATTAACTTGATATACGAGAAGCATAAAGACAAAACGTCATCGTATTGTCTTAATGCTCGTGGCTTGAGAAACGGAAGGGTCCATCCAAGTATATCTTGTTTACAACAAGAAgataatttttag
- the LOC107893033 gene encoding probable polygalacturonase At1g80170 isoform X1 translates to MATSKILLLLLLIQCIVFTGSSRQLKNTNINIDNTFNVINFGAIGDGQKDDSKMFKHAWDAACDTSAPSPTFLVPQGKTYLLQPLTFNGKHCNSNNITLQIDGRIIAPTKPSAWDCETNCNHWIGFENFDGLHIQGSGTINGQGDKWWKLSCKDNEKSCQHRKPTGFMIGHSKNVDIKGLTFEDSPQMHIAFESSTLIHATELTIRAPGHSPNTDGIHIQRSTNVSIDNSTIQTGDDCISIGNESKYINISNIKCGPGHGISIGSLGIMGKTEDVEFVHVRNVTFHGTTNGVRIKTWQGGHGHARNIKFEDITSHSSTRPIIIDQYYCPHKQCKNQTSAVEISNIAYENINGTSHKKIAVQLSCSESIPCKNITMKDINLIYEKHKDKTSSYCLNARGLRNGRVHPSISCLQQEDNF, encoded by the exons ATGGCAACTTCGAAAATCTTGTTGTTACTTCTTTTGATCCAATGCATTGTATTCACTGGCTCTTCTCGTCAGTTGAAGAACACCAACATAAATATCGACAATACATTTAATGTGATTAACTTTGGAGCTATTGGAGATGGACAGAAAGATGATTCTAAG ATGTTTAAGCATGCCTGGGATGCTGCTTGTGATACTTCAGCTCCATCACCAACCTTTCTTGTACCTCAAGGGAAGACGTATCTGCTGCAACCTTTAACTTTCAATGGCAAACATTGCAACTCTAATAACATTACGTTGCAG ATTGATGGGAGAATCATAGCCCCAACCAAACCTTCTGCATGGGACTGTGAAACAAATTGTAACCATTGGATTGGCTTTGAAAATTTCGATGGTCTGCACATTCAAGGATCTGGTACCATCAATGGCCAGGGAGATAAATGGTGGAAACTTTCTTGCAAAGATAACGAAAAG TCCTGTCAACATCGGAAACCAACG ggttttatGATAGGACACTCCAAGAATGTAGATATCAAAGGTTTAACCTTTGAAGACAGTCCACAAATGCACATTGCATTCGAAAGCTCTACTTTGATTCATGCCACTGAACTTACAATCAGAGCTCCGGGACACAGTCCCAACACTGACGGAATTCACATCCAACGTTCCACCAATGTCTCTATAGATAATTCAACCATTCAAACcg GTGATGATTGCAtatcaattggcaatgaatcTAAATACATTAACATTAGTAACATCAAATGCGGTCCAGGTCATGGAATAAG cattgggagccttggaattaTGGGAAAAACTGAGGATGTTGAATTTGTTCATGTAAGAAATGTTACATTCCATGGAACAACTAATGGAGTTAGAATCAAAACTTGGCAG GGAGGACACGGTCATGCGAGGAACATTAAATTTGAAGATATAACTTCCCATTCTTCGACTCGACCTATTATTATCGATCAATATTATTGCCCTCATAAACAATGCAAGAACCAA ACATCAGCTGTGGAGATCAGCAATATAGCTTATGAAAATATCAACGGGACATCACATAAAAAAATAGCAGTGCAGCTTTCATGCAGTGAGTCCATTCCTTGCAAAAATATCACAATGAAAGACATTAACTTGATATACGAGAAGCATAAAGACAAAACGTCATCGTATTGTCTTAATGCTCGTGGCTTGAGAAACGGAAGGGTCCATCCAAGTATATCTTGTTTACAACAAGAAgataatttttag